The Oncorhynchus masou masou isolate Uvic2021 chromosome 13, UVic_Omas_1.1, whole genome shotgun sequence genomic interval AGGGCAGACAGgagaagctctggacagagggaaGGACGCCGTTGGTCAGGGCGTTGGACACACCTAGGAGCACCAGCAGGTAGATGTTGCGTGGTGTCCAGAAGGTTTGGACCGGGGATGCTTTCTCCAACTCCACCTGGTCCTCAGACAACAGTGTTCCTCCATTCTGGAGCGGGTGGGTCTCCTCCCCATTTTCCTTTGTCATCACCACTTCAGGCTCTGGGGTCTCCTGTGATGCTGGCTCTGTTATTTCTCTACGCGTCAACGCCATGAAGCAGAGGGCTGAGATTGTCAGCATTACAAACAGAAACCAAAAGAAGTCCTGGGCAGGGAAGTTCTCATCCAGGTAGTGTGCCCGTACCGTGCCATTGTTCAATTTGCACTCCAATTTCCCCACACCCTGCCCCAAAGCCACAACACATGGGAACAGGGCACTGAGCCCCTGGCCAACAAAGAATGTGCGGATGTATTGGGGGGGGTAGCGGAACATGAAGGGCAAGAAGGTGACATTGGATGTACAGCAAACCAGAGCCAAAATGAACGTGAGCAGCAGATATGGTATGGATCTCACTTCCCCTGCCACAGTAGCCACCTGTGACCAAAAGATGGCTAGGAAGATTGATGCCACCACTGCTAGAACCTGGATACTGTGGATGACCAGGCGCTCGTTTAACTGTCCTGGGGCACAGTGATGCATTATGGTCACAGCAATCGGACCTATATTCCCAAAGGCTATCAGTACTGACAGATAGACTGGCAGGATCCACCCTGCATATATAAAACAATGGTCAGTGTCAATCAGAATACACTGCCGGATTAAGCTACTGTCTTTTAGCCTAGACTTCATGCAACAGTGCCTGTACTCAATAGTAATACTGTGAAAGGACAAAACAGTATTTCTTATAGAATGGTATAAACGAAGAGGGTACCATGCATTGACAACGAAAGAATATCAAAAAAGAAAACATGTTTGGAATCAGATACTGACCTTCAGGCAGAACTCTGACAACCACGGGTAGCTCAACCCAGAGACAGTTCACGGAAATCCAGGAACCCATACCGAAAAGAGCCACAAGGACGTGCGTAAAAGCAGCACTGTTCCACCAAGTACCCGCCATTTAGCCTCTGACGAAGAAGACAGACAAAATGTACGTTATGTATCGTTTGAAAAGTGGGGCCGATGTCTTATGGGCCCTTTCTTATTAAAATGTCAGCCAGAAGGATGTTCGAGTTGAGTAAACGCGTCCGCAGCCTATGATTTGTGGCGTGTTATGTGAAGAGTAGATTCTCCTCCCCTTACCATGTAGCCATTCAGAGAGCTTCTAGGGATTGTGAAGGCGGGCATTCCTGCACTTCAGAGGCTGAATACAGTGCATGCGATTTAGTTCGACGCGCATGGCACCGGAGAAGTGCGGCACATTTCCCGAGGCAGAGTGAACACTGCTTCGATTTAGTGTGCTGGTGTGAATATCGAGTGCACTGATACGTATTAGAGTTACTCAACAAGAAGTGATCGATCATTTATCAATGCAATTGTATTGTAGTACGGTCTACATAAATGCACTGACATAATTGACTACAACTGCATTATAGTCGGTATGTCTAATACACATTCCCTTCACCTTCCCAATACACCGTCTAACAAATAAATAATTTCATAATAATGAACTAATTGACCTACTGGGCTATATAACCACATAAACAAACCCTTCAGAATGTCCAGTGATCCCTATAATAATATTCAGAACTGAGAGTTGACTCAGTAAAAGTGGCAATCTGCGTTTGGTGCATCGATGTAAGTTAAATGAAtgatacccattgattcttgaataatTTTACCTATTCATGCCTCATGACCTTAGTTCCACTGtcctaccccatcagaacccacaATAAGCTTGTTTTACATTTGGAAACAATATAATTTTAAACATGActgaaactatcattttgatctcATGCGTGGTCAGTCTGTATCCACAGCGCACTATGAATTTGAGTGTGGTTACATtactccagccccatccctcagcatttTTCCAAAAGAGTGGCAGGTTGTGCTTTGTTCATATCTAAACAGCAGATTACCCAGTGTGACATGAAGGGGAAAACAAATTGAATACAGACACCCACTTTGCACCCTCTAAAGAATGTTTAAATGTTCATTCAATACTTTTAAATAGTCCAATATAGGTTGCATAAAAGATAAATGGCATCTCAGTGTAAAACCGTCAAACCTTACACCTGGAAATTGTGGCCTgatatttatttttctttcttcCACAATGTTGATTTTTGGGGCAGTAACTCCCAGCACCACAAACAAGATAAGCTTGGTACTGTCTGTGAGTTAACTATTATATTAAGTTATAGTGTGATAGACAgaacaaatgtaatatatatttgctcatctttatcaagggtgccaataataaCGGACCTGACTGTATGTGCATGTATATCAATTAACACTGTGACAAAAGGGAAAGTATACAAAACTTTATTATATTGCATTCCATCCTCTCTTTCCAGGTACAACATATACATCTAGGTGAAATCATACAAAAACTATTTCACATCACATTTCATTAGAATCCAAACAAGAATATTGatgatttataaaaaaaatagataGAAAACAAGTCACTTACAGGAGTTGCAACACACGTGATAATGTCTGTTCAGATTAAACATCAAACATACAATTTTATGATGGTAAAAACATGTCTTGAACACACATTCCCCACAAAAAAAACTTCCCTGCCTAAAATGGCAAAGGGCATATAGGACCAACCAATACAATTGGCGTGGGTGACGTATTGGGCATGTACCATTTACAAAGAGCAATGACAGTCATCAGCTATCAATAAGCTCTGTCAAACTCAGGGAAGTTGCTTTACTTGCTTCTGCTCCAATATTGGTGACATATCAAGCTGGCCTCAACGAACGAGATTCGGGCGAAGCTAGGCTGTGTGTTAtggttctggatggccagatagtttcttgtcattgttgctggCTGTCATGTGGTGAATTGTAAGCTCGTTTGATCTCGTTCTTGATACCATACCATGCCTTGTTTTGAGATGTTTTGACTGATGTCTAATATATGCTAATATGGCTAAAAGGTTCTACCTAGCAGGCGAACCAATAACTCTAActaatgtatttgagagacaagtgctCACTGAGAGActttgttttcaataaacataagactaaatatagtttacatgttatCAACAGTCTAAGAAAACCATCTGCTTTTCCCTATAGTTGCATGTGTCAGTTTTGTTGCTAACTTCCTACAATAGCTATGGAAATTCATCAAAGTTACCTCTGTAGCTCTGGTAGGAAACAATGTTTTTGTTTCCACCCAAGTCAATACTTTGACCCTTTCCCAAAACCCCTTTGTTGCTTTCATAGTCAACACTCTGTCCAGATTGAGCATCAGCAGGGGTTATAGTGATAGTGTCATGCTCGCTCTGTTGTTCATTGTCCTCATTGGCATACTCATTCTCTTGTACAGAGGCTGAGACATCATCCAAACTACACACGTCGCCAGGCAACACACTTTTCAGCTTAGAGATCATGTCTGCGAGTGAAAAACCAATATGATTCAGGCTTGTGTCTCTGGAGTCCAGGACCAGTTTTTGGTAAGTAATCTCACAGCGGATTGCTTCGCGCTTTTGAGCATGGCTTGTCCCATCTAATCGGGCCAATAGTCTGTCTACATCTTGCTCACAGGTGCAAGGTCCCCCGTTTTTTGCAACAGCTGCAATGACCGTGTTTCTGTTTGTTTCGTCTTGCTGGTCCCTTGTCAATGAACCAGGATATTTTCTCGGACGTCCTACTGGCCTCTTCTGGGTCTTGCTTTGGTCAAGAGACTTTTTCTTGGAAGGAGGAGAGTACTCTTCTCTTGGAACAGTGTCGGATGTTGCCCTCTCTGCATTTGTTGTACCAGCAGGAGAACCACTTTCAGATGGAATAGAGTGGCCCTCTGGTTCTTCGTATGTACTTGACGCAAGGTTCGTAAGTCGATCTGGCCTCTTCCTTTTGTATGGGTAGGCATGACCAAAGGGGTATTCGGCCATCAAGACGCAAAATGTGCAGGTTGTCAGCTGTGTGGAAATTTCCAGAGGGGGGTTGTGACAATGTGCGCCTCCAGGCAGAAAATCACTCAGATTGACCTCAGTGACAGCCGCGATTACTTTCACCATCTTCTGCAGACAGACCCTTATTAGGTCAACATGGATGTGTCCCGTGCCAGTTGTGAAGTATGAAAAAACCCCATCAAAGGTCTTCTCTTGCAGAGGCAACTGGAGAAACACATTTGCAATGGTATCTGGCTCAAGGAGGGCTGAGGCATCCTTAGCCCACTCAAGCAGTTTTTGGTAGAGGCAGAGTATATACTGGCTAAAAAGTGAGTACTCTCCTCCGCTCTTCAGAAGTTGCCAGTAAGGCCCCAGGATTTTGCAGTAAACAATGGCGAGAACGCATACAAGTGACTGTATGATGTCATCATTGGCATCATCAGTAACACTCTCCAGAATGACATTGGGGCATTCATCATTGTTCAGTAAGAGCAGGTCGGAAAAGAAAAGGGCAATCTCACCATGATGGTGAATGAGACCCGCTGCTGCCTCAAAGTAGTTATTAAATCGATTTGAGCGGTTGACTGTTAGTTTGGAGGGATTGTTCTTCTCTTCACAGAAAGCTATCCAGTGTTTTCTGTAGTTTTGCTTTGATGCAGCACGAGGACTCAAGACATCACAGGCCATGTGGATGTAGCGTGACGTAGAACTTTCAGAAAAGTTCACAAATCTTCGGAATTTTGGGTTCCTGTCACGGCCTAGTTTTTCTCCAGTAGACTGCATGATCTCATTTTCGAAGCTCATCATCTGCTGTTCAATTGCGTCATGAATGTCAACAAGAAAATGGGCATTGTAGTGTAGAAAACGCAAGGGTGATGCCATGGAATGTTGATCTTTAAGAGACGCAACTTTCTCTTCAAAGAATTTCATTGCTACATTTTCTTTACATGTTAGTGTGTACTGGTTTTTGAGAAGATCAAGGGAAACTTGTTTGGAAGCATCAGTTTTTCCACCATACACACTTGACAGTTTTTGGACAGAGAGCATAGCGATGTCAAGCAGTGTGAGGGCTTCTCCTTTGCTTGCATCAGGATTCTCTATCAAATTGAGCGAGTTTTGGTTCATTGCATGAGGACTTTCTTCATTTGGAGACTCGTATTCTTCTTTCACTTTCACCTGAGAGTAAGGTTCCCATACACTCTCTTCGTTTGGTGCTATGGCAAAAGTCTCATTTTCTTCTTTGAAGACTTTCACCACCGGCGTATCAAGTTTTGACAAAAAGCCTcttttctttcttcctcttttgCCTGATTTCTTTCCGTCAGTAGGGTCTTTAACAAGTTCAAATGGACTTTGAAGGAAGGTTTCCATCTGAGCATTTCTTCTATGTCTGGTTGTTCGGTAATTGCGGTAATGTAGTTTGAATTTTTTTAGCTTTGCCTGAAGGATTTTGCTAGCTTTCTGGATGTTACCATCACTACAGAACTCTGGGTCAAATTGACGTAACCAAGACACCAAGACAATGGGGTCAATTTTCTCCCTGATGACAAAGCTACTCAACTCAAGTATCAAACCATTTGTGACCTCAATAGACTCTGCTTGCTCAGAAAAATCTGTAATTTCCAAAAGATCAGCTCTACCAACTCCAATGCTGTCACATATTGGGCCAACAAATTCAAAGTTAACATTTGACTCAAGGAAGGCTTGTCTTGCATCTCCACTCAAACTTAAAGTTGTTGCAATGCCTCTTTCAATCAGACAACGGAAATCTGCAGACTGATACATTGGGAAAATCTTTTGAAGCCAGTCTACCACTGCCCCCCAGGAGAGTTGGTTGTCTTCTCTCAGAAGTCCCACTTGGATCAGAAGTTTGTTTTTACATGGTTTTTCATTTA includes:
- the LOC135552362 gene encoding uncharacterized protein LOC135552362, translated to MEEEQDFTLSGPNAASIDADLRDDNFDMLAADYFGSQTGETLNLNEKPCKNKLLIQVGLLREDNQLSWGAVVDWLQKIFPMYQSADFRCLIERGIATTLSLSGDARQAFLESNVNFEFVGPICDSIGVGRADLLEITDFSEQAESIEVTNGLILELSSFVIREKIDPIVLVSWLRQFDPEFCSDGNIQKASKILQAKLKKFKLHYRNYRTTRHRRNAQMETFLQSPFELVKDPTDGKKSGKRGRKKRGFLSKLDTPVVKVFKEENETFAIAPNEESVWEPYSQVKVKEEYESPNEESPHAMNQNSLNLIENPDASKGEALTLLDIAMLSVQKLSSVYGGKTDASKQVSLDLLKNQYTLTCKENVAMKFFEEKVASLKDQHSMASPLRFLHYNAHFLVDIHDAIEQQMMSFENEIMQSTGEKLGRDRNPKFRRFVNFSESSTSRYIHMACDVLSPRAASKQNYRKHWIAFCEEKNNPSKLTVNRSNRFNNYFEAAAGLIHHHGEIALFFSDLLLLNNDECPNVILESVTDDANDDIIQSLVCVLAIVYCKILGPYWQLLKSGGEYSLFSQYILCLYQKLLEWAKDASALLEPDTIANVFLQLPLQEKTFDGVFSYFTTGTGHIHVDLIRVCLQKMVKVIAAVTEVNLSDFLPGGAHCHNPPLEISTQLTTCTFCVLMAEYPFGHAYPYKRKRPDRLTNLASSTYEEPEGHSIPSESGSPAGTTNAERATSDTVPREEYSPPSKKKSLDQSKTQKRPVGRPRKYPGSLTRDQQDETNRNTVIAAVAKNGGPCTCEQDVDRLLARLDGTSHAQKREAIRCEITYQKLVLDSRDTSLNHIGFSLADMISKLKSVLPGDVCSLDDVSASVQENEYANEDNEQQSEHDTITITPADAQSGQSVDYESNKGVLGKGQSIDLGGNKNIVSYQSYRGNFDEFP
- the LOC135552366 gene encoding solute carrier family 52, riboflavin transporter, member 2-like, producing the protein MAGTWWNSAAFTHVLVALFGMGSWISVNCLWVELPVVVRVLPEGWILPVYLSVLIAFGNIGPIAVTIMHHCAPGQLNERLVIHSIQVLAVVASIFLAIFWSQVATVAGEVRSIPYLLLTFILALVCCTSNVTFLPFMFRYPPQYIRTFFVGQGLSALFPCVVALGQGVGKLECKLNNGTVRAHYLDENFPAQDFFWFLFVMLTISALCFMALTRREITEPASQETPEPEVVMTKENGEETHPLQNGGTLLSEDQVELEKASPVQTFWTPRNIYLLVLLGVSNALTNGVLPSVQSFSCLPYGTMTYHLSVVLGNIANPLACFVAMFVLCRSSVGLGFMSVAGGVFAAYLMALAVLSPCPPLLRSSAGASLVVVSWIIFTGLFSYLKVVIGTLLHEAGHAALLWCGVFIQAGSLIGALSMFPLVSIYHIFARSEDCVDNCS